A DNA window from Camelina sativa cultivar DH55 chromosome 13, Cs, whole genome shotgun sequence contains the following coding sequences:
- the LOC104736813 gene encoding trihelix transcription factor GTL2-like: MFDGGVPEQIHRFIASPPPASPLPPHQSAAERSLPFPVSFASYNTNHQAQHILSLDSRKTIHHHHHHHHHDIKDGGPTPAEWICHTDHDGDNHHHPWCSDEVLALLRFRSTVENWFPEFTWEHTSRKLAEVGFKRSPQECKEKFEDEERRYFNGNNNNNTNDHQHISNYNNKGNSYRIFSEVEEFYQHGHDDEHVSSEVGDNQNKRNNSLERKRNVEETVQDLMEEDKLRDQDQGQVEEASMGNKINSINVGKVGNVEDDAKSSSSSSLMMIMREKKKRKRKKEKERFGVLKGFCEGLVRSMIAQQEEMHKKLLEDMVTKEEEKIAREEDWKKQEMERLNKEVEIRKQEQAIASDRNTNIIKFISKFTDHDLDVEIPTSAFQDPSSLALPQTQGSKKFQTSSSLLHQTLTPHNPLTNDNSLEPTSTKTLKTKTQNPKPPKSDDKSDLGKRWPKDEVLALINIRRSISSMNDDDHKDGNSLSSSSKAVPLWERISKKMLEVGYKRSAKRCKEKWENINKYFRKTKDVNKKRPLDSRTCPYFHQLTALYSKPSTGTTTTATATSAGDLQTRPEVGSEDPDIPAPMHVDAADGAGDKSNVPFSGFDLEF, translated from the exons atgtttgatgGTGGAGTACCGGAGCAGATCCACCGGTTCATAGCATCTCCACCGCCAGCTTCTCCGCTTCCGCCGCATCAATCGGCCGCGGAAAGATCACTCCCTTTTCCTGTTTCATTTGCTTCTTATAACACCAATCATCAAGCTCAGCATATTTTGAGCCTTGATAGCCGTAAGACCattcaccaccatcatcatcatcatcaccatgacATCAAAGATGGTGGTCCTACTCCTGCTGAGTGGATATGCCACACGGATCATGATGGCGATAATCATCACCATCCTTGGTGTAGTGATGAAGTTCTTGCTCTACTTAGGTTCAGATCTACAGTTGAGAATTGGTTCCCTGAATTCACTTGGGAGCACACCTCAAG AAAGTTGGCAGAAGTTGGGTTTAAGAGGAGTCCACAAGAATGCAAAGAGAAATTTGAAGACGAAGAGAGAAGATATTTCaatggtaacaacaacaacaacactaatGATCATCAACACATCAGCAATTACAACAACAAGGGAAATAGTTATAGGATATTTAGTGAGGTTGAAGAGTTTTATCAACATGGTCATGATGATGAGCATGTCTCATCAGAAGTTGGGGATAACCAAAACAAGAGGAATAATTccctagaaagaaaaagaaacgtgGAGGAAACGGTACAAGACTTAATGGAGGAGGACAAATTAAGAGATCAGGATCAGGGTCAAGTAGAAGAAGCATCAATGGGGAATAAGATAAACTCCATTAATGTAGGCAAAGTCGGAAACGTAGAAGATGATGcgaagtcatcatcatcatcaagcttAATGATGATCatgagggagaagaagaagaggaagagaaagaaagagaaggagaggtTTGGTGTGTTGAAAGGGTTTTGTGAGGGTCTTGTGAGGAGCATGATAGCACAACAAGAGGAGATGCAtaagaagcttctagaagataTGGTgacgaaggaagaagaaaagatagcAAGAGAGGAAGATTGGAAGAAACAAGAGATGGAGAGGCTCAACAAAGAGGTAGAGAttagaaaacaagaacaagccatTGCTAGTGATAGAAACACCAACATCATTAAGTTCATATCCAAGTTCACAGACCATGATCTTGATGTCGAAATTCCAACAAGCGCTTTTCAAGACCCGTCTTCTTTAGCTCTACCACAAACCCAAGGAAGTAAAAAGTTTCAAACCTCATCATCACTATTACATCAAACCCTAACTCCACATAACCCTTTAACCAATGACAACTCACTTGAACCCACTTcaactaaaaccctaaaaaccaaaacccaaaacccaaaaccTCCAAAAAGTGATGATAAAAGTGATCTCGGCAAGAGATGGCCGAAGGATGAAGTGTTGGCCCTTATCAACATCAGACGCAGTATCAGTAGCATGAACGATGATGATCATAAAGATGGGAACTCATTATCATCATCCTCAAAAGCTGTTCCATTATGGGAAAGAATATCCAAGAAAATGTTGGAGGTTGGGTACAAGAGAAGTGCCAAGAGATGCAAAGAGAAATGGGAAAACATCAACAAGTATTTTAGGAAGACAAAAGATGTTAACAAGAAGAGACCACTTGACTCGAGGACTTGTCCTTATTTTCACCAACTCACAGCTTTGTACAGCAAACCCTCCACCGGGACCACCACCACAGCCACCGCCACGTCAGCCGGAGATCTACAAACCCGACCCGAGGTTGGATCCGAAGATCCTGATATTCCTGCACCCATGCATGTAGATGCAGCAGATGGTGCCGGCGATAAAAGCAATGTTCCGTTTTCAGGTTTCGATCTTGAgttctaa